The Candidatus Binatia bacterium DNA segment CAGCACCAGCGCCGCCCCGAGGCTGGTGAACGACTCGCGCATGGCCTGGCTCTGTCCGCGGACGGTGATCTTGACGCCGGGCGGCAGCGTGCCGAGCTCGCTGATGGCCCGCGCCACGGCGGCGGCGGCACCGCCGAGGTCGCGTCCGGCCACGCCGGCGTTGACGTCCATCACCCGCTGCACGCTGTAATGGTTGATGAGCGCCGGCTCGACCCCTTGCGTCACCGTGGCGATGTTGCCGAGCAGCTGCGGCGCGCTGGTGCCATCGAGCTGCGAACCGCTCAGTGGCGTCTCGGTCACGGCCTGAATGGAGTTCACCATGTGCTGCGGGGTTTGCAGAAGCACGCTGTAGTTCACGCCGTTCTTGGGGTCGAGCCATTGGTTGGGCTGCAGCAGGAAGCCCGTGCTCAGCGAGGTCAGCAGACTCGAGGCCACGTCCGCCTCGGTGATGCCCAGCTCGAGCGCCCGGGCGCGATCGACGTTCACCTTGAGAGTCGGATAGTCGAGCGGCTCGGCGATGCGCACGTCGGTGAGGCCCGGGATGCGCTCCATCTTGGCTTCGAGCCGCGCGGCGATCTGATAGTCGGCATCGAGATTGTTACCGGAGATCTGCGCGTCGATGGCCGCGGGCAACCCGAAGTTCAGCACCTGGCTGATGATGTCCGCTGCCTGAAAATAGATTTCGGTATCCGGGAACTTGCGATGGAGCTCGCGGCGGATGTTGTCCTGGTAGCGCGCCGTCGGGTGATGCTCGGGTTGCAGTTGGATCAACACGTCAGCGTCCTGTGGCCCGATGCTGTCCGTCTGGTAGAAGGCCAGGTTGTAGGACACCGGCACGCCGAGGTTGTCGCTGATGCCCGCCAACTCATCCGGCGGGATCAGCTCGCGAATCGACCGCTCGACCTCATCGACGATGCGCTCGGTGCGCTCCAGGCGCGTACCGGTCGGGGCGCGGACGTGGAGCTTCATCATGCCGGCATCGACGGACGGGAAGAAGTCCTCGCCGACCGCCAGCAACAGCAGGAACGACGCGGCGACCAGCAGTCCCACGCACGCCAGCGCCAACGTGCGCCGGGCGATGAACGCTCCCAACGCGTCGCGGTAGGCTTCGCGGAAGCGTTCGAAACGGTGATTGAAGGATTGGATGAAGCGCCCCCAGACGCCCCTGCCTCCGGGCTCCTGGTGCGTTTCGGGCAACAGGTAACGGGCCATCGTCGTCACCAGCGTGCGCGACAGCAGGTAAGACGTGAGCATGGCGTAGACCACCGCCAACGCCAGCGGGGTGAACAAGAACTTGGCGACGCCGGACAGGAGGACGACCGGGAAGAAGACGATGCAAATGGCGAGCGTCCCGACGAAGGTCGGCATGGCGATCTGCGCCGCGCCGTCGAGGATGGCCGTCAGCAGAGGCTTATGCATGGCGTGGTTGCGGTGGATGTTTTCGATCTCAACCGTGGCGTCGTCGACGAGCATACCGACCGCCAACGCCAGGCCGCCCAGCGTCATGGTGTTGATCGTCTGGCCGGAGAGTTTCAGCGCCACGAATGCCGTCAGAATGGACAAGGGGATGGAGGCGATGACGATCAACATGCTGCGCGCCGAGCCCAGAAACACCAGCACCATGATGGCCACCAGAACGGCGGCGGTCACCCCTTCCTGTACGACGTCGCGCAAGGCGGCGCGCACGAATTGCGATTGATCGAAGTTGAGGGCGACCTGCAGACCCTGGGGCGCCGTCGCCAGAATCTCTGGAATCATCGCCTTCACCCGATCGACGACGGCCAGCGTGGATGCCGCCGCATGCTTGATGATCATCAGGTACGTAGCCCGTTTCCCATTCACCCGCACCACGTTGGTTTGCACCTGGTGGGTGTCCGTCACCGGCGCCACGTTGCCGAGCAGCACGGGCGTGCCATCGACCACCTTGAGCGGCAACTGGTTGAAGTCCTCCACCCGCAGCGGGCTGCCGTTCAACTGGACGTTGTACTCGCGGTCGCCGATCTTCACCGTCCCCGTCGGAATGATGACGTTGGTCGAGGCGAGGGCATTGCCGACATCCTGTGGTGAGAGGCCGTTGGCGTAGAGGTCTGCCGGATGCAGGTTGACCATCACCGCCCGGTTCATGCCGCCCAGGGGCGCAGGCGACGCCAAGCCTTCGATGGTGAACAGCTTCAGTCGGATGAAGTTGAAGCCGTAGTCGAACACCGCCTGCTCCGGCAGCGTCTCGCTGGCGACATCGAGCTGTGCCACGGGGACGTTGGCGGCGTTATAGTCGATGATGTTGGGCGCCTGTATACCGGGCGGTAAGATGCGCAGGATGGTGTTGGACACCGAGTTCATCTGTGCGATGGCGCCCGCCGTCGTAGCGCCCGCGTGGAAGTAGACCTTGATCATGCCGATGCCGCCGAACGACTCTGACTCCAGGTGTTCGATGCCGTTGACCGTCGTCGAGAAGGCGCGCTCGCTGAGCAATACCACGCGGCGCTCCATGTCGGTGGCCGACAAGCCGGGGTAATTCCACACCACCAGCACCACCGGCAGATCAATGGCGGGAAAGATGTCGACGTTCATCCGCGCGAACGACAGCACCCCGAGCACGAGCATCAGCAGGGCCATCACCGCCACGGAGAGCGGCCGACGCAAAGCCAGTCGAACGATCCACATCGCAGCCCTACCTTTCGCGAATTTGTTTCAAGAGCGCAACCGGCGGTCGTGGGCGAGAGAGGCAGTCTCCCATGACCCGGCGACTTCCGCGTGTCGGAGCGGTCGGAATCAAGGCGGCTGTTCAGTGCTGGTATATGCAGCCGGCTGCGCCTGCGGAGACCCTACGCGGCATACGATTGCAACAATAGAGCCTGTCGACAAAGTCGAAGACGTGCTTCGAGAGCCTGCCCATGAACCGTTCTCACGCCCGACGTCACCGCCCGGGGCGATGCCCCGGGCTGATGAATGGCCGCCCCGTTGGGGCTGCTGTCCTTCAGGATTTCAATCCGTGTGGTCTCAGCCCCGAAGGGGCGGCAATCCATGAGCCCAGGGCAACGCCCTGGGCGACGGAGACCGCGCATGTTCATGGGCAGCTTGTCGAAGGGTGCTTTCAGAGAAAATCGACCGACTCAACACTTGCCCAGTGCGGCCCTCACTCGGCCTGTGGTGCCGTGCTGCCGATCAATTCCTCCACCGTCTCGATGAACAGACCCGGCGCCAGCGGCTTGCGCAGGATGGCATCCGCACCCAGACGGAGCGCAAAGCGCGCGACCTCAGGCTCTTGGTGATCGGTGACGGCGAGAATACGTGGCTTGGTACGTGGCTTGGTCGGAAGTGAAAGTGATCCAAACCGACCCCGCAGCCGACGCAGGAACTCGAACCCATTCATCCCTGGGAGGTCCAGATCCAACACGATCACCGCGATGTCTTCGCGGCGCACGATGTCGCAGGCTTCAGCTCCGTCTCCGGCTAGGTGGACATGGAGCCCGCGAAGGCGCAGCAGGGTTTCGGCAATAATCTGCGCATTCACATTCTCATCGGCAACTAACACGGCGCGGTTCACGGTCCTCCTCCTTCGCCCCCTTGCTACGCACCGCCAACTCAACGGCGCATTTCCCATACGGTCTCGTTGGACGACCACGCCGCAGAGAAATTCGCCAGCCGAGTGGATTTCCTGCAGCATGAATTCCAACATCGTGGGTTCGACTCCTGCGTTGCGCCGCAGCTTGGCAGTCCCCG contains these protein-coding regions:
- a CDS encoding efflux RND transporter permease subunit yields the protein MWIVRLALRRPLSVAVMALLMLVLGVLSFARMNVDIFPAIDLPVVLVVWNYPGLSATDMERRVVLLSERAFSTTVNGIEHLESESFGGIGMIKVYFHAGATTAGAIAQMNSVSNTILRILPPGIQAPNIIDYNAANVPVAQLDVASETLPEQAVFDYGFNFIRLKLFTIEGLASPAPLGGMNRAVMVNLHPADLYANGLSPQDVGNALASTNVIIPTGTVKIGDREYNVQLNGSPLRVEDFNQLPLKVVDGTPVLLGNVAPVTDTHQVQTNVVRVNGKRATYLMIIKHAAASTLAVVDRVKAMIPEILATAPQGLQVALNFDQSQFVRAALRDVVQEGVTAAVLVAIMVLVFLGSARSMLIVIASIPLSILTAFVALKLSGQTINTMTLGGLALAVGMLVDDATVEIENIHRNHAMHKPLLTAILDGAAQIAMPTFVGTLAICIVFFPVVLLSGVAKFLFTPLALAVVYAMLTSYLLSRTLVTTMARYLLPETHQEPGGRGVWGRFIQSFNHRFERFREAYRDALGAFIARRTLALACVGLLVAASFLLLLAVGEDFFPSVDAGMMKLHVRAPTGTRLERTERIVDEVERSIRELIPPDELAGISDNLGVPVSYNLAFYQTDSIGPQDADVLIQLQPEHHPTARYQDNIRRELHRKFPDTEIYFQAADIISQVLNFGLPAAIDAQISGNNLDADYQIAARLEAKMERIPGLTDVRIAEPLDYPTLKVNVDRARALELGITEADVASSLLTSLSTGFLLQPNQWLDPKNGVNYSVLLQTPQHMVNSIQAVTETPLSGSQLDGTSAPQLLGNIATVTQGVEPALINHYSVQRVMDVNAGVAGRDLGGAAAAVARAISELGTLPPGVKITVRGQSQAMRESFTSLGAALVLAVILVYLLMVANFQSWLEPFIILLAVPGALAGVLWMLVLTGTTVNVESLMGAIMAVGVAVANGNLLITFANELREENYSPVAAAIEAARVRLRPILMTALAMILGMLPMALGFGAGADQNAPLGRAVIGGLLGATLTTLFAVPAVYSIFSRHLLGKHHRDAEIEALAPSSADYRS
- a CDS encoding response regulator — its product is MNRAVLVADENVNAQIIAETLLRLRGLHVHLAGDGAEACDIVRREDIAVIVLDLDLPGMNGFEFLRRLRGRFGSLSLPTKPRTKPRILAVTDHQEPEVARFALRLGADAILRKPLAPGLFIETVEELIGSTAPQAE